The Priestia megaterium genome contains a region encoding:
- a CDS encoding immunity protein YezG family protein, whose protein sequence is MNFEQQLNTIYQQIGQKVNDIIPVDWEEFYFNGEVENGEGGVFFFFKEKGKANEYIYSHDIPDLYNFVEEREYDQEIHELFKLINDLQEVFIKNNQEKWFSINMIVNAQGQLKIDFCYNNWNSSDFGPSSRIDYFEHKYLNKKPTNNEEKKLMEQMKNFEKTTSYFDPFFL, encoded by the coding sequence ATGAATTTTGAACAACAGTTAAATACTATCTATCAACAAATTGGACAAAAAGTAAATGATATAATTCCAGTTGATTGGGAAGAGTTCTATTTTAATGGTGAAGTTGAGAATGGAGAAGGAGGGGTTTTCTTCTTTTTTAAAGAAAAAGGTAAAGCAAACGAATATATATATTCCCATGACATACCGGATTTATACAATTTTGTAGAAGAAAGAGAATATGATCAAGAAATTCACGAATTATTTAAACTTATTAATGACCTGCAAGAAGTGTTTATTAAAAATAATCAAGAAAAATGGTTTTCAATAAATATGATTGTAAATGCTCAAGGACAGTTAAAAATTGATTTTTGCTATAACAATTGGAATTCATCTGATTTTGGACCTTCTAGTCGTATTGATTATTTTGAACATAAATACTTAAATAAGAAACCAACGAATAATGAAGAGAAAAAATTAATGGAACAGATGAAGAATTTCGAAAAGACAACTTCCTATTTTGACCCCTTCTTTCTTTAA
- a CDS encoding DinB/UmuC family translesion DNA polymerase — protein sequence MDDGHLPNRVIICIDMKSFFASVSSVIRGLDPLKTKLAVVGDIKRSGSVVLAATPLLKKEGIKTGSRLFDIPKRKDIHVVNPSMERYIKASNYISSLVLQYVAPEDFHAYSIDELFIDATASLHLFARTPEELAHRIRNEIYRKTRLTATAGIGPNLLLAKVSLDHEAKHSSTGVAYWRYEDIPFKLWSIHPMKDFWGISSATERRLHRLGIYTIKELALSSKEMLQKEFGIMGEDLHQHANGIDFSRISDVYIPSSRSFGKSQILFRDYTSRKEVEILLLELLDDVCFRLRMHQVVAQTVHLSIGYSKQTGGGFSRQKKMGRASNLSQDIFPYCLTVLHTYDNGMPIRSIGISLSNTSIQEEEQMSLFEDIDQRERAYALAKTIDDIRLRYGKNSVLRASSYLDHSTARYRNGLIGGHRA from the coding sequence ATGGATGATGGGCATCTACCAAACAGAGTCATTATTTGCATAGACATGAAGAGCTTTTTTGCTTCGGTTTCCTCTGTCATACGGGGGCTAGATCCGTTGAAAACAAAGCTTGCGGTTGTAGGAGATATCAAACGGTCGGGATCTGTTGTGTTAGCTGCCACACCTTTATTAAAGAAAGAAGGAATCAAAACCGGCAGCCGTCTTTTCGACATTCCTAAAAGGAAAGATATCCATGTGGTGAATCCATCAATGGAGAGATACATCAAAGCATCGAACTATATTTCTAGTTTGGTGTTACAGTATGTGGCTCCTGAAGATTTCCATGCGTATAGCATTGATGAGTTGTTTATTGATGCTACAGCTTCTTTGCATTTATTTGCTCGAACACCAGAGGAGCTAGCTCATCGAATACGTAATGAGATCTATCGCAAAACAAGACTCACAGCTACCGCAGGAATCGGTCCTAATCTCTTACTGGCTAAAGTCAGCTTAGATCATGAAGCGAAGCATAGCTCAACAGGGGTTGCTTATTGGCGATATGAGGATATTCCCTTTAAGTTATGGTCGATTCATCCAATGAAGGATTTCTGGGGGATCTCGTCAGCTACGGAAAGACGCTTACACCGTTTAGGCATCTATACCATAAAAGAACTGGCTCTTTCTTCGAAGGAGATGTTACAAAAAGAATTTGGCATCATGGGAGAAGATTTGCACCAACATGCCAATGGGATTGATTTTAGTCGCATTTCCGATGTGTACATACCTAGTTCTCGTTCCTTTGGGAAAAGTCAGATTCTATTTCGAGATTATACGAGCCGAAAAGAAGTGGAGATATTACTATTGGAACTCTTAGATGATGTATGTTTCCGATTACGGATGCATCAAGTGGTGGCTCAAACGGTTCATTTATCTATTGGCTACAGCAAACAAACAGGTGGAGGCTTCTCAAGACAAAAGAAAATGGGGAGAGCTTCGAACTTAAGCCAAGATATTTTTCCTTATTGCTTAACCGTCTTACATACCTACGATAACGGAATGCCGATTCGCTCCATTGGGATTTCCTTATCAAACACAAGCATTCAAGAAGAGGAGCAAATGAGCTTATTTGAGGATATCGATCAACGTGAAAGAGCCTATGCTCTTGCGAAAACGATTGATGACATTCGGCTGCGTTATGGAAAAAATAGTGTGCTACGGGCTT